GCGGGGTTGAAATTGTAGAAAGAATCCCTATTATCATGGAATCAAACAAACATAACGAAGGTTACCTAACAACTAAACGTGATGAAATGGGCCATTTAATTTAATGGCGATAAACATAGCACAAGACGATCTAAATACCGCAATATGTAAACTCAAAGCTAGAGAAGACATATTAAGAGAGTTTAGTACTCTTTCAGGACTTGGAAACTGGGAGTTAGACTTTAATACAAACACGACGACGTGGTCTGACAGCCTCTACAACCTTTATCAGATTCCAAAAGAAACAGAACTAAATTTTGACACTTTTTTAAATTTAATCCTCCCAGAGTATGTTGAAAAAGCAAAAAGGCTTGTTCGGTTCTCAACTAAATCAAAAGAGATGTTCTCATTTCAAGCCAAAGCAAAACGCGGTGACGGACAAATAATCGATATACTCATTAACGGGAAAACTCTATTCAGTGATAATGGGGCACCTCTTAAACTTGTCGGTTCAACTCAAGATATTACTGATATTCTGGCTGTTAAACAAGAAGCAAAAGAGTTATCTAGCCTGGTAGAACAATCCTCTAATGAAATTTATATAGTTGATTTTGAAACATTAGACTATTTGTATGTCAACAAAGGAGCTACAGAGGCTTTACAATATTCAAAAGAGGCTCTGTTGTCGATGAATGTTAGGGATATTAATCCTTACCTAAAAGAAAAAGAGATAAACAGACTCAAACAACTTCTTGAAAATGATGAGAATGTTTTAAATAAAACAATTCACAAAAGAAGAGATCATACTTTATATTATGCACAGTCATATCTTCATCTTATCGAATACAGGAACAAAAAAGCTTATGTTATTTTTGATACAGATATCTCTCAGATAGTTGAACTTGAGTCTAAGTATAAAAAACAGGCAAAAATTCTCGAAAATATCCATGATTCTGTAATCAGTACGGATAATTATGGAAATATTACAACTTGGAACAAAGGTAGTTATAAACTTTTCGGCTATGAACCTTTTGAGGTGATTGGAAAAAATATCAAACTAATATATAGCAAAAAGAATGAAATTACTTTATCACAGTGTTTTGACAATATCATTCATGGAATCAATCTTAATTCTGAATTTCACTTACGTACAAAAGATGCAAAAGAGATTATTTGTGATGTTTCTTTAAGTGCTTCTACGGATGATATAGGTAGGATAACAGGTTATATAGGCTATATTCAAGATATTACTCAACAAAAAGAGACTCAAAAGATGCTCGAGATTCAAACAGAAAAACTGAGACATCAAGCACACCATGATATGCTTACAAATTTGCCTAATAGAGTTTTATTCAGAGACAGACTCGATCAAAATATTGCAACATCAAAAAGAAATAACAATAAATTTGCACTTCTGTTTATCGATCTTGATCAGTTTAAGAACATCAACGACTCTTTAGGTCACCACATAGGTGATGAAGTACTGATTGAAGCATCAAAACGTTTAAATTCTGTGATTCGTTCCGAAGATACGCTTGCGCGTCTTGGGGGCGATGAATTTACAATTATTCTAAAAAATATTAAAAACTCTTCAGGTGCAACAACTGTAGCTCAAAAAATTATCGATGTTTTAAAAGAACCTATTATTATTAAAGATCTTGAACTATACGTCTCTTCAAGTATTGGTATTGCAATTTATCCTAACGACACAAATGAGGGAGACAACCTTATTAAATACGCTGATGCTGCTATGTATAAAGCAAAAGATGAAGGACGCAATAATTACCAGTTTTATT
This window of the Sulfurimonas sp. C5 genome carries:
- a CDS encoding EAL domain-containing protein, with the protein product MAINIAQDDLNTAICKLKAREDILREFSTLSGLGNWELDFNTNTTTWSDSLYNLYQIPKETELNFDTFLNLILPEYVEKAKRLVRFSTKSKEMFSFQAKAKRGDGQIIDILINGKTLFSDNGAPLKLVGSTQDITDILAVKQEAKELSSLVEQSSNEIYIVDFETLDYLYVNKGATEALQYSKEALLSMNVRDINPYLKEKEINRLKQLLENDENVLNKTIHKRRDHTLYYAQSYLHLIEYRNKKAYVIFDTDISQIVELESKYKKQAKILENIHDSVISTDNYGNITTWNKGSYKLFGYEPFEVIGKNIKLIYSKKNEITLSQCFDNIIHGINLNSEFHLRTKDAKEIICDVSLSASTDDIGRITGYIGYIQDITQQKETQKMLEIQTEKLRHQAHHDMLTNLPNRVLFRDRLDQNIATSKRNNNKFALLFIDLDQFKNINDSLGHHIGDEVLIEASKRLNSVIRSEDTLARLGGDEFTIILKNIKNSSGATTVAQKIIDVLKEPIIIKDLELYVSSSIGIAIYPNDTNEGDNLIKYADAAMYKAKDEGRNNYQFYSSEMTESAFERVIMEQNLRIAIKEENFSVHYQPQIDSNTNSLVGMEALVRWEHNEVGMIAPEKFIPLAEETGMIIQIDLIVLRNAMTQVKKWYEQGLNPGKLSLNLSAKQIENKNFIEILSQTMQVLDFDPAWLTLEITESQIMKNPEDSIRKLKEISALGIEIAIDDFGTGYSSLAYLKRLPVNKLKIDKAFVDGLPHDEEDIAISKAIIALAKTLNLKLVAEGVETKEQQEFMLANGCDVIQGYYYSKPIDSNNMQEYLTAI